One Burkholderia sp. 9120 genomic window, ACGGTGGGCGACGTGCTGGCGACGGTGCAGTAAAGACAGGGCAGTAAAGCAGGAAAGGCGGCGCCGTCCTCGGCGCCGCCTTTCATTTATCGCCTGCCTCGCAACGGCAGGCCAGACAGCAGACCCCACTCAGTGATGCGTGCGTGAAGCTCTCGTGTGTGCCGCCTTTTTCGCGGCCGCCGAGCGCCCTGCCGCGCCCTTCGTCGCCGCTGCCTTCCTGGCCGCGGCAGAACGGCTGGCCGCCGGACGTTTGGCCGCCGCCGACTTCGTCTGCTTCGACAGCGCCGCGCGCGACGCGCCCGCGCTCCCTTCCCGCTTCAACGCATTGGTGGACGCTCGCGAACGCTTTGCCGTCGACTCCGTGCTCTTCTTCGCGGTGCTCTTGTGCTGGCCGGCGGCGTTATCCTTGGCGGCTTTCTTGCGTGTTGCCTCGCTCGCCGTGCCCTTCTTCGGCGATTTCACGGCGACGCCAGCACGGCGCGCTTCCGAGAGGCCGATCGCGATCGCCTGTCTGGCCGACCTGACACCGTGCTTGCCGGCGCGCACCTTGTCGACCTGTTCCTTGACGAACTCCCCGGCCTGGGTACTCGACGCCTTGCCGGCGCGTTTGTCGGCCGCGACGCGCTTAAGGGTTTTCTGTTCAGGCATGACGATCCTCCGGTTGATGGTGACCTTTGTCATGCAGCAACGGCCGTGCCGCCAGCGCGGCGGCCCTGAATCGTCGTGAATCGCGATGAAAGTTGCCCGCCAGGGCTCGCGCCGGCCAGACGGACGGCGTATGGTGTCAGCAAGGGTCGGCGCCGTGGTCCGGCCCACGGGAGACGCTCATGAAGATACCGACCGTTCGTGCAGGTGCGCATATCGAAGGCGTGCATTGGATCGCCGAATACGCGGAAGACGTTCACGAGATCCGCGTGTTTCGCGAGGGACAGGAGGTGGACGTGCATAACGCCCCGTCCACCCTGTTCGGCGATGAAGAGAATGCGGGCTCCAAAAGCACCGCGGATCATCGCGCGGTCGAAGCCGCCGTGCTCGCTTATCTGAAACGTTTTGTGATCGAGCACGACGCCGAAGAGTAGCGGCGCATGACGGCCGCCGCACTCACACTTAGTCAGCCGGCCGCAGCTTCTTGACCTCCGCATCCGACGGCTGAACGCTCGCGCCGTCGATATACCGGTACGACGTCATCACGCCCTTGCCGTCCTTCAAACCCGTCACGCCGACGTACGCGCCCATGGTCGACTGATTGTCCTGCGCGCGATAGGTGATCGGCCCGAACGGCGTATCCACGCCGAGTCCCTTGAACGCGGCGGCGAGCTTATCCGGATCGACCGAGCCGGCCTTCCTGATGCCGTCGGCAATCGACATCAACGCCGAATAACCCACCACCGAACCCAGTCGCGGATAGTCGTGATACTTGGCCTGATACGCGTCGACGAACTTCTTGTTGGCCGCCGTTTCGATCGAATACCACGGGTAGCCGGTCACGATCCAGCCGGTCGGCGCTTCCGCACCCAGCGGGTCCAGATAGTCCGGCTCGCCCGTCAGCAACGACACCACGCTGCGATCCTTGAAGAGTCCGCGCGTATTGCCCTCGCGCACGAACTTGCCGAGATCGGCGCCGAACAGCACGTTGAAGATCGCATCCGGCTTCGCGTCGGCGATCGCCTGGGTGACCGCGCCCGCGTCGACGTTGCCGAGCGGCGTGGCCTGTTCCGCGACGAACTGCACGTCAGGTTGCGCGGCCGTCAGCAGCTTCTTGAAGGTCGCCACCGCCGACTGACCGTACTCGTAGTTCGGATACACCAGCGCCCAGCGCTTCTTCTTCAGCTTGACCGCTTCCGGCACCAGCATTGCCACCTGCATATACGTGGAAGGGCGCAGACGGTACGTGTATTTGTTGCCGTCGGCCCAGACGATCTTGTCGGTCAGCGGTTCGGCGGCGAGGAAGAAAATCTTCTTCTGCTTCGCGAAGTCGGTCAACGCGAGACCCGTGTTCGACAGGAAGCCGCCGAACAGCAACTGCACCTGCTCGCGCGCGATCAATTCCTGCGCCACGCGAATCGTGTCGCCCGGGTTGCCGTTGTCGTCGCGCGACACGACTTCGAGTTGTTTGCCGAGCACGCCGCCCGCCGCATTCACCTGGTCGAGCGCGAGATTCCAGCCGTTCTTGTAAGGCCCGAGAAAGGCGGGTTGCGCCTTGTAGCTGTTGATTTCACCGATCTTGATCGTCTGCTGGGCGCTCGCGCTCAGCGCGGCGAGCGACAGCAGCGTCGGCACCATGAGGCGAGAGAGGAATCCTGCGCGCGTGGTCATGCGTTTCTCCGTTATCAAAAGGATTGCGGGAATACGGGTCGTTGTTATCAAGCATTCACTCGGCCGGCGGCGTCGCGCGAATTCGTGCGACGCTCGTCGCCACGTCCTGCCAGGCCGGCTTGCCACCGGCGAATTGCTGCCGCAGATAAGACACGAGTTCGCTCACCTGGGCGTCGTTGAAACTGTCGCGGTAAGCCGGCATCGTACCGAGTTCGGGCCGTGCAGGCGAGCCGATGCCGTCGAGAATCACGCGAATCAGGTTATCAGGCGTTGCGCTGTGCAGATTCGTGTTAAGCCCGAGCGACGGATGCGCGCCGAACAGTTGCGGCCCGTTGCCGGTGTGATGGCACGCGGCGCACGCGCCGTCGAAGAGCCGTGCGCCGAGCCCCACGGGCGCGCCGGTAATCGCACTGGCCTGTTCGTACTGACGCGCCAGCGCGACCGGATCGGCATTCGGCTCCAACGGATTGAGCGACGCCAGATAGGCAGCCATCGCGCGAATATCGCTGTCGGGCAGCGCCGCCAGATCGCCGACAACTGGCGCCATCGGCCCCGCCGCGACGCCGTGCAGCGGCGCGTGACCGTAGCGCAGATAGCTGAACAATTCGTCTTCGCTCCACGGCACGGGCGCGTTGGAGAGCGTCGATAACGCAGGCGCTTCCCAGCCTTCGGCGATGCCGCCGCCCATGAACGCCGCGCCGCTTTTCTCCGCGCCGAATGCGTTGCGCGGCGTATGACAGGCGCTGCAATGGCCGAGTCCGTTCACCAGATACGCGCCGCGATTCCATTGCGCGCTTTGCGTCGCGCTCGCGGTGAACGTCGTGCGGCCGAGAAACAGCGCGTTCCATGCGCTCATCAACGGACGCACGCTGAACGGATATGGCAGTTTCGTTTCCGGCGGACGCGAGCGAACCGGCGTTTGTGCCATCAGGTAAGCGTAGAGCGCTTTGAGATCGTCGTCAGAGGTGTTCTGGAACGACGTGTACGGAAACACCGGATAGAGCCGATGACCGTCGCGGCTGATGCCTTGCCGCATCGCGCGCACAAAAGCCTCCAGCGACCAGTTGCCGATCCCCGTCTGACCGTCGGGCGTGAGGTTGGTGCTGTAGACCGTGCCGAACGGCGTATCGAGCGGTTTGCCGCCGGCGTTCGGCACGCCGTTGTGCGCGGTGTGGCACACCGCGCAATTGCCGAGCGCGGCAAGCAATTTGCCGCGCGCCACGAGTTCGGGCGCGAACGCGCTCGCGAGCGGCGGCGTGATCGGTGCAATGGCAGCCGGCGCGAGCGACAACGCGCCGAGCCAGCCGGCCGCGCCCGCCGCGAATGCGCCGAGAAAGCCCAGGCGCCAGCGCTTTTTCTTGCGCGCTTTGGCGTCTTCGGCTTGCGCGTCGGCGAGCGCCGCGCGGATCGTCTCGGGCGTGAACGGCGGCCGGCGAAAGCGCACGCCCGTCGCGTCGTACAACGCATTGGCAATCGCCGCCGCGCCGGGCAGCGACGCGGATTCGCCCGCGCCCATCGGCGGCTCGCCGTGACGCGGCATCATCACCACGTCGATCACCGGCACTTCACGGAACGTGAGGATCGGATACGCGCCCCACTCCTGGCTCGTCACCGCGTTCTCGCCGAACGTCACGCGTTCTTTCAACGCGCGGCTGGTCGCCTGGATCACGTTGCCGTGAATCTGATGACGCACGCCGTCCGGATTGACCATCGTGCCGGTATCCTGGCCGACCACCACGCGCGTCACCGCGAGTTCGCCGCTCTTGCGGTTCACTTCGATGTCGGCGACCCATGCGGACCACGCCGCGCCGAAGCCGGGGAATTTGCTGTGCACGTAGCGGGCGTAAGCGAAACCGCGGCCTCGGACGATGTCGCCTTGTTCCTGGGCTGCCGCATTTTCAGCGCGGTTTTCAGCGGGGTTTTCTGACCGCTCGCGCGGTTCCCAGCCCGCTTTCTCGGCCACCGCTTTGACCAGATCGATCGCACGCGGATCGGTGAGATGCTGCAGGCGAAACGCGACCGGATCGACGCCCGCCTGCTCCGCGAGTTCGTCGATAAAAGACTCGTGCGCGAACGTGTTCGGCAACGCGGACACGCCACGCAGCCACGACGCCCGCACGATCGGCGGCATGTCGTCGCAGACAATCCGCATGGCGCGATAGTCGTACGGCGGCACGGCCGTGCGGTCGCCCATTTCGAACACCTGCGGCTGCGCGGAGATCGTGCCGGTCAGCAATAGCGCTAACGTCGGCGCGTCGTTCGACGGATAACGCGTCGCGAAATCGTACGCCGCCAATTCGCCTTGCGCATTCAACGCGCCGCGCACGTCCATCAATTGCGCGGCGCCTTTCGGCTCCCACGCATGCTCGTCTTCGCGCGATAGTTGCACGCGCACCGGACTGCCGGTGGCGCGCGAGAGCAACGCGGCGTCGGCGGCAACGTCGTCCGCGCAATTGCGGCCGTAGCAACCGGCCGCCTCCATGCGCACGATCTCGATGTGCGCTTCGTCCATGGCCATCAGCAGCGCGAGGTCGGCGCGCAGCGAATGCGGATTCTGCGTGCCCGACCAAACCTTCAGCGCGCCCTCGCGATAGTCGGCCACCGCGCACGACGGACCAATCGAGGCATGCATCTGAAACGGCCAGACGTAGGTGCGTTCCAGCACGCGAGCCGGGGCTTGCGCGAGCGCGGCATCCACATCGCCCTCGATCACCAGATCGCGGCGTTTGGCCGGATTCGCGCGCAGCGCGGCTTCCACCTGCTCGCTGGTGTGGAGCGGCGGCAAACCTTCCACGGCTTTCCAGCGCACGTCGAGCAGCTTTACCGCTTGCTGCGCGACTTCCTCGCGCTCCGCGACGATGCCGACGAAATCGCGAATCACCACCACCTTGACGATGCCGGGCAAATCGCTGAGCGAGTGCTCGTCGACCTGCAACAGGCTATTGCCCATGAAATCGCCCTGCGCGATGCCCGCATACGGCGGGCGCACCACACGGCCGTGCAACATGCCCGGGAGACGCACGTCATGCACGAAACTCAATTCGCCGGTGGCCTTCGCGGGAATATCGACACGCGGTGTGCTCTTGCCGACGATCCTGTAGGCGTCGGGGGATTTCAACGGCGCGTCGGTGGCGAGTTGCAGTTCGACGCGTTTGCCGACAACCAGGTCGGCGTAGCTCACGCAGCCTTTTGCTCTGGCGTCGTCACCGCGCTGAAAGACCACACCATCACGCACATCGAGCTGCACCGCGTCGACATTAAGACGTTCGGCCGCTTCCTTCAGCAGATAGTGCCGCGCCTGCGCCGCCGCGTGCCGCAACGGCACGGCGGAAATCTGAATCGTGGCGCTGGCAATCGTCGGCCCCTGATTCGGCGCCTCGCCCGTATGACCGAGCACGATCGACACACGCGTCAACGGCACATCCAGTTCTTCCGCGACGATCTGCGCGAGCGCCGTGCCGATGCCGGTGCCCAGGTCGACGTGCCCGTTAAACGCGACGACGCTGCCGTCGTCGCGCACCACGAGGAACATGTCCGCCTCGGTCGGCACGAACGACGAGCGCGATCCCGGCTGACCGATTGCCGCCTTCACCGGCGCCAGCGGTGGCCGCGTGACGATCAGCACACTGCGCGCGTCATACAACTGCTGACGCGAAGGCGGCGCGGCGCGTCGATCGACGCTGAAATCCGGCCCGGTCACGTGCGTACGCTCTCATGCACCGCCGATTGCGCGGCGGGCTGCGCGGCCAGCAACTCGGCGGCGCGCTGCACCGCGCGCACGATCTCGACATGCGTGCCGCAGCGGCACAGATTGCGCGACAGCTCGCGGCGAATCGTTTCGACGCTCGGATGCGGATCGCGATCGAGCAAGGCCTTGGCCGTCATGATCATGCCGTTGAGGCAATAGCCGCACTGCGCGGCCTGTTCTTCGATAAACGCCTGCTGCACGGGGTGCAGCGCCGTCCGTGTGCCGAGTCCTTCGAGCGTGGTGATTTCGCGGCCCAGCGCGACCTTCGCGGTAGTGACGCAAGCACGCGTCGGCACGCCGTCGAGCAGGACCGTGCAGGCGCCGCATTCGCCGAGACCGCAGCCGAATTTCGGCCCGTTCAGCGCGAGGTCGTTGCGCAGCAGGTACAACAACGGCGTGTCCGCCGCGGCGGCGACGAGATGCGTCGCGCCGTTCACGTGCAGCGTCAGCGGCGCCTGGCGGTTCATGACCGTGCAGGCCGGGCGGAGCCGCGCGCGCTCACAGCACCACCGGCACTTCGGTGGCCGGCGGCGTGTTGCGGCTGCGCCGGCAACGGATCAAGCCGTCGATCATCACCATGCCGACGCCGGGAATATCGCCGAGTTGCACGCTTTCAAGCAGCGTGTCGGCGGCCGTGTGTTGCGCGCGGTCCATGAACACGAGATCGGCGGGACGGCCCACTTCGATCAAACCCTGGCGCAGATCGCGCTGCCGCGCGGTGTTGCCGGTCGCGAAACAGAAGGCGATTTCCGCGGGCACGTCCGCGAGACTCGAAATCAGCGCGATCATTCGCAGAATGCCGAGCGGTTGCACGCCGGAGCCGGCCGGACTATCGGTGCCGAGAATAATGCGGTGCGGACACTTCAATTCGATCGCATGACGCGCGGTCAGCAAGGCGATCCGTTCGTTGCCGTTGTGGACGATCTCCAGCGCGCGGCTCGATTGCTCGCACAAATCGCACACGTGTCGATAAGACAGCGACGTATGCCCGCCGTTGATGTGGCCGATCACGTCCGCGTCGGCCGCGAGCACCACGTCGCGATCGATCAGCCCCGAGCCCGGAATCGACGGACCGCCTGTATGAATCGTGCTTTGAATGCCGTACTTGCGCGCCCACGCCACCATCTGCGCGGCTTCCTCGCCACCCTTCACGCTGCCGAGTCCGACTTCGCCGAGCAGCTTCACGCCCGCTTCCGAGAGCTCCTTGAAGTCTTCCTCGACCATGCCCTTCTCGATCACCGGCGCGCCCGCCATGACCTTCACGCCGCCGCCGACACCCGCGCCGCGCATGCCTTCGAACGAGCGTTGCGCGGTAATGGCCAGCGCCTTCACGCCGACGATGTCTTTCGGTCGGCCGGGTAAATGCACTTCGCCGGCCGAGATCATGGTCGTCACGCCGCCGTTCAGATTCGATTCGATCCAGCCCATCTGATTCTGGCGCGGCGTCCAGTCGCCGAATACCGGATGCACGTGCGAGTCGATCAGACCCGGCGCGACCGTGGTGCCTTTGCAATCGACCGTGGTCCGCGCGCCTTCGAGATCGCAGTCTTTTTCCCGGCCAATCGCGACGATCACGCCGTCGTCGATCACCAGCGTGTCCGCGTCGAGAATCGGCTGATCGATGTCGCCGGATAGCAGCAGCCCGATGTTCGTTACCGCGACCTTGCCCGACAAGCCTGTCAACGTCTCTGCTGCCATCTGCTTCTCCTTTCGCAACGACTGCGGGGCGTCGCGAACTTGCCTGGAGTGCCTTTCAGGCCGTTCGCCGCGCCGATGGAATCACACGCTCATGCATCACACGCTCACGCATTACACACTCAAATACGCGCGCCTCACGGTCTCGTTCTGCGCCAGTTCGCCAATCGTGCCGCTAAAGCGGATCTGCCCTTTTTCAAGCACATACGCGCGGTCACTGACCAGTTCGGCGAAATGCAGGTTCTGTTCGGACAACAAAATCGACAACCCTTCGCGCTTGAGTTCGAGAATCATGTTCGCCATCTGTTCGACGATCACCGGCGCGACACCTTCCGACGGCTCGTCGAGCAGGACCAGATACGGATTGCCCATCAGCGTGCGCGACACGGTCAGCATCTGCTGCTCGCCGCCGCTCATCTGGCCGCCTGGACGGCGCGGCATTTCGCCGAGATTGGGAAACAGGCGGAACAGTTTTTCCGGCGTCCATTGCGGCGCGCCTTCGCGCGGCGGCTGACGGCCGGTGGCCAGGTTCTCCATCACCGTCAGATCGGCGAACACGCGGCGGTCTTCGGGAACGAAACCCATACCCATGCGAGCGATCTTGTACGACGGCAACGCGGAGATGTTCTGGCCGCGAAACGTGACCTCGCCCTGACGGCGCGGCAGCAGACCCATGACCGCTTTCATCGTGGTCGATTTGCCGGCGCCGTTGCGACCCATCAGCGCGACGACTTCGCCGCGGCCGACTTCGATACCGACGTCGAACAGAATATGCGCGCGGCCGTAGAACGCGTTGAGGCCGGTGACTTTCAGCATCGGCTCGCTCATTGCAGCGCTCCCTGTCCTGACTGGCCGCCCGCCGTCTCATGCAAGGGCGCACGCGGCTGGAACGTTTTGCCGGTGCCGAAATAGACTTCCTGCACGCGGGTGTCGTTACGGATCGTGTCGGCGTCGCCCTCGGCGATCAGCTTGCCGCGCGCGAGCACGATCATGCGGTCGGCGTACGCGAACACCACGTCCATGCTGTGCTCGGTGAACAGCACGCCGATTTGGTGTTCGGTGACGAGACGCTTGGTCAGGGCCATCAACTCGTTGCGTTCCTTCGGCGCCATGCCGGCGGTGGGTTCGTCCATCAATAGCAACTTGGGACGGTTGGCGAGCGCAATGGCGAGTTCGACGCGCTTCACGTCGCCATACGCGAGCACGCCGCAAGCGCGCTGAGCATCCGCGGCCATGCCGACCTGGTCGAGCAACGCGAGCGCTTCGTCGACATAGTGTGCGGTCGCGGGCTTCCACAGGCCGAAGGTCTTGCGCTCGCGCGAGACCAGCGCCATCTGCACGTTTTCCAGCACGGTCATCGAATTGAAGGTCGCGGCGATCTGAAACGTGCGCCCAACGCCCAGACGCCAGATGTCGCGCGGACGCATGCCGACCAGTTCCTGACCGTCGAGCCGGATCGAGCCGGACGAAGGCGGCAACTGGCCGTTGACCATGTTGAAACAGGTGGATTTGCCGGCGCCGTTCGGGCCGAGCAGGGCCAGCAGTTGGCCGGCTTCGAGATCGAAAGAGACGTCGTCGACGGCCTTCAGACCGCCGAACGATTTGCAGAGACCGGCGACGCGCAGCAAGCTCATAGCCCCTCCTTGATCGCCGCCGTGCGTTGCGAGGGTTCGACGGCGCGGCTGTCGGCGTTGTCGACGGTGTCGTCGCCGAAGCGCTCGCGGATGAAGCCGACGATCCCCTGCGGAAACGCAATCACCAGCAGCAAGATTGTGAGGCCCAGCAGCGCCTGCCAATAATCGGTCTGCCGCGCCACGGTGTCCTGCAGCCACGTGAACACAGCCGCGCCCACAATCGGGCCGGTCAGCGTCTGCAAGCCGCCGAGCAGCACCATCACGAGGCCATCCACCGAGCGGCTCACGCTGATCACTTCCGGCGAGATCGTTCCTTTGGAGAAGGCATAAAGCGAACCGGCCAGTCCACAGAACAGCGACGCGATCACGAACACCGCCCACTGCACGCGCTTGACGTCGATGCCGATCGCCTCGGCGCGCAGCACGGAATCGCGCGACGCGCGCATTGCGTAACCGAGCGGCGAGAACAGCATCTTGCGTAACAGCCACACGCCGATCACGGCGCACACCAGCGTCAGGTAGTAAAACGCCACCGGAGACGACAACCAGTTCGACGGCCACAAGCCGAGCACGCCGTTGCTGCCGCCGGTCACATCGTCCCACTGGAACACGACGGACCAGACGATCTGCGCGAACGCGAGCGTCAGCATCGCGAGATAGACGCCGGAGAGCCGCACGCAGAACCAGCCGAACACCAGCGCGCCGCCCACCGCGAGCAGCGGACCTAGCAGCAGCGCGGCTTCCATCGGCAGATTCAGCACTTTGAGGAACAGCGCCGCGCCGTAGGCGCCGAGTCCGAAGTAAGCGGCATGGCCGAACGAATGCATGCCGCCGGGACCCATGATGAAATGCAGGCTCGTGGCGAACAGCACGGCGATCAGAATTTCGACCAGCAGCACCGGCATATAGGGGAATGCGTTCGCCGCGAGCGGCGCCAGCACGAGAACCAGTAAGGCAAGCGCGGCCAGCCATTTGAGGCGTTTGCCCGCCGGACGCAGCGGCGTTTCCGGCGCGGCCATGCCACGCACCGCGGCCGTTGCGCGACCCAGCAGCCCCCACGGACGCACCACCAGCACCACCGCCATCACGACGAACTCGGCGACCAGCGTGAAGCGGCTCAACGACACGCCGATGCCGAAGATCGTCACATGCCCAATGCCGATACATAGCGCCTTGATCTCCGCGATGATCAACGCGGCGACGAACGCGCCCGGAATCGACCCCATGCCGCCGACCACCACCACCACGAACGCGTTGCCGATCGTCTCCAGGTCCAATGAAAGATTCGCCGACATGCGCGGCCCTTGCAGCGCGCCACCCAGTCCGGCCAGAAACGCGCCGACGAAAAACACGCCGGTAAACAACCACGCCTGATTGATGCCGAGCGCGCCGAGCATTTCGCGGTCCTGGGTCGCGGCGCGCACCAGCGTGCCCCAACGCGTGCGCGTCAACGCATACCAAAGCAGCAGCAGCACCACGGGTCCGATCACGATCAACGCGATGTCGTAAGTCGGCAGCGGATGACCGAGGAATTCGACCGCGCCCGCCAGATGCGGCGCACGCGGTCCGAACAGGTCTTCCGGACCCCATAGCCACAATGCGGCGTCGCGAAAGATCAGCACCAGCGCGAACGTGGCCAGCAGATGGAACAGTTCAGGCGCCTGATAGATACGCCGCAGCACGATCATTTCGACCAGTGCGCCAAGCACCGCGACCACCAGCGCGGCCGCCAGCACGGACAGCCAGAAGCCGCCGGTGGTCTGGCCGAAACGGCTGGCGATGCTGTACGCGACATAAATGCCGAACATATAGAACGAGCCGTGCGCAAAGTTGACGATGCGCGTCACGCCGAAGATCAACGACAAACCGGCGGCGACCAGAAACAGCGTCGACGCGTCGGCGAGTCCATTGACCAGCTGTACCAGCAAATTCGAAAGCATCGCGACCCTCGGCAAATAACCGAATGCTAACTCAGCGCAAACCGTCTTCGCCCTTGATCTCGCTCGCCTGCAAGCCGCCGATGCGCGGCAGCGGCCGGCCCGAGGCCGTCACCGCGACGGCCACGACGATCTCATGCGCGCGCGGCGCGTCCGACACGCGCGCTTCGATCGCGTCGAAATGGCTGCGTACGAAGGCGGCGTCTTTGTGGCCGAGCGGCACGTCGATCGCGGTGCCGAGCGTGCCCATTTTTTTCGCCGACGGCACCAGCGCCGCACCCTTCTCGACCGCCACGCGCAGCGGCGCGCCGAGCTTGGGGTGCAGGATCGCCGCGGCGTGTTCCAGTTCGCCGGCCTCGCCCACGATCGCGGCTTTGCCGTAACTCTGCGCGTCGCCCGGTGCAATGCCTAGCGCTTCGACGCACTTGTTGCCGAGCAACGCGCCGAGTTCTTCGCCGGCTTCGATCAACGCGTCGAGCTTGGCCTCGTAGCGGCCAGCATACGGATTGTCGATCACCGCAATGGCGACCGCGCGGCGCGTGGGCGGATCGATCGTCTGGCCCATTTCAATACGTGTTTCGTCCACCTGCACGACCAGCTTGCGAAGCTTGATTGCCATTTCGCTCTCCGAGTTTCGATGCCTGCCTGGATTTCTTGCCGATGCGTCGGGTCCGGCCGTTACTTCAGCGCAAACCGTCCTTGCCCACGATCGCCTCTTTCGCGAGACCGCCGACGCGCGCATGCACGCGCTGCCCGGTGCTCATCGCGAGGATATACACCAGCTCGTCGGCCGCGGGCGCGCCGGGCACGCGCACTTCGATCGCGTCGAAGTGACTGCGCACGTAGCTCGCGTTGACGTGCGTGAGCGGCACGTCGAGCGCGGTGGACGGCGCGCCGACTTTTTTCGTCGACGGCACGATTGCGTTAGTCGGCACGCCGTTTTTCTCCAGCAGCTCGCGCATTGCATAACCGCCGGGAACAT contains:
- a CDS encoding ABC transporter permease, producing MLSNLLVQLVNGLADASTLFLVAAGLSLIFGVTRIVNFAHGSFYMFGIYVAYSIASRFGQTTGGFWLSVLAAALVVAVLGALVEMIVLRRIYQAPELFHLLATFALVLIFRDAALWLWGPEDLFGPRAPHLAGAVEFLGHPLPTYDIALIVIGPVVLLLLWYALTRTRWGTLVRAATQDREMLGALGINQAWLFTGVFFVGAFLAGLGGALQGPRMSANLSLDLETIGNAFVVVVVGGMGSIPGAFVAALIIAEIKALCIGIGHVTIFGIGVSLSRFTLVAEFVVMAVVLVVRPWGLLGRATAAVRGMAAPETPLRPAGKRLKWLAALALLVLVLAPLAANAFPYMPVLLVEILIAVLFATSLHFIMGPGGMHSFGHAAYFGLGAYGAALFLKVLNLPMEAALLLGPLLAVGGALVFGWFCVRLSGVYLAMLTLAFAQIVWSVVFQWDDVTGGSNGVLGLWPSNWLSSPVAFYYLTLVCAVIGVWLLRKMLFSPLGYAMRASRDSVLRAEAIGIDVKRVQWAVFVIASLFCGLAGSLYAFSKGTISPEVISVSRSVDGLVMVLLGGLQTLTGPIVGAAVFTWLQDTVARQTDYWQALLGLTILLLVIAFPQGIVGFIRERFGDDTVDNADSRAVEPSQRTAAIKEGL
- a CDS encoding amino acid synthesis family protein encodes the protein MAIKLRKLVVQVDETRIEMGQTIDPPTRRAVAIAVIDNPYAGRYEAKLDALIEAGEELGALLGNKCVEALGIAPGDAQSYGKAAIVGEAGELEHAAAILHPKLGAPLRVAVEKGAALVPSAKKMGTLGTAIDVPLGHKDAAFVRSHFDAIEARVSDAPRAHEIVVAVAVTASGRPLPRIGGLQASEIKGEDGLR
- a CDS encoding amino acid synthesis family protein codes for the protein MFEIRRVLTHVEDIFHEFGPAPAQPLRRGAIAAVMTNPFAGRYEATIEHAMEALKPIGFDMAQRLLAAMAVPLASIESYGKGAIVGARGELEHGALWHVPGGYAMRELLEKNGVPTNAIVPSTKKVGAPSTALDVPLTHVNASYVRSHFDAIEVRVPGAPAADELVYILAMSTGQRVHARVGGLAKEAIVGKDGLR